From a region of the Pseudoxanthomonas sp. X-1 genome:
- a CDS encoding DUF1684 domain-containing protein has protein sequence MGKTRAVFGCLALASLLAACSDRAAPPQAGPAMTSDTTFLADNAIWRTERRQALLAPDGWTSLVGLHWLTLKAHYIGRSDASGIKLEVGPPKLGLVQVDGDKVFFTPERGVAVTADGQPLKGRIRLVDDQSGPATVIGFDDGAGRMSLIHRGARYGLRIKSADAPARVGFTELEYWTPDPAWRIEGRFVRGPAGATLTYADMVGNTIAAPSPGKVEFERDGKRYALTAMEGENGGLFLVLADRTSGHGSYPAGRFIDTDAPDAQGRVVVDFNRAYNPPCVFTVYATCPLPPAENRLDLLVDAGEKMYTGPVGGGAH, from the coding sequence ATGGGCAAGACCCGAGCGGTCTTCGGGTGTCTGGCGCTGGCGTCTTTGCTGGCGGCCTGCAGCGATCGCGCGGCGCCACCGCAGGCCGGTCCGGCGATGACCTCGGACACCACCTTCCTGGCCGATAACGCGATCTGGCGCACCGAGCGCCGCCAGGCGCTGCTGGCGCCCGATGGCTGGACCAGCCTGGTCGGCCTGCACTGGCTCACGCTCAAGGCGCATTACATCGGCCGCAGCGATGCCAGCGGCATCAAGCTGGAAGTCGGTCCGCCCAAGCTGGGCCTGGTCCAGGTGGACGGCGACAAGGTGTTCTTCACCCCCGAGCGTGGCGTGGCGGTGACCGCCGACGGCCAGCCGTTGAAGGGGCGCATCCGCCTGGTCGACGACCAGTCGGGGCCGGCGACGGTGATCGGCTTCGACGACGGCGCCGGCCGGATGAGCCTGATCCATCGCGGCGCGCGCTACGGGCTGCGCATCAAGAGCGCCGACGCGCCGGCGCGCGTGGGCTTCACCGAACTGGAGTACTGGACGCCCGATCCGGCCTGGCGCATCGAAGGCAGGTTCGTGCGCGGCCCGGCCGGCGCCACGCTGACCTATGCCGACATGGTCGGCAACACCATCGCCGCGCCCAGCCCGGGCAAGGTGGAGTTCGAACGCGACGGCAAGCGCTATGCGCTCACCGCGATGGAGGGCGAGAACGGCGGACTGTTCCTGGTGCTGGCCGACCGCACCAGTGGGCATGGCTCGTATCCGGCCGGGCGCTTCATCGACACCGACGCGCCCGACGCGCAGGGCCGCGTGGTGGTGGACTTCAACCGCGCCTACAACCCGCCCTGCGTGTTCACCGTGTACGCGACCTGCCCGTTGCCGCCGGCGGAGAACCGCCTGGATCTGCTGGTCGATGCCGGCGAGAAGATGTACACCGGGCCGGTCGGCGGCGGCGCGCACTGA
- a CDS encoding N-acetylmuramoyl-L-alanine amidase — MTALAIAWGSAALLASVVPSALAGEVRAIDLINGPTGTRAEIQLQGAGAYKTISLANPNRLVVDLPASTALKSLKLPAPSGVVTAVRTGQPVPGTFRVVFDLAGPITAVNPHMEGAGALSRLVIEWPGDGPATTASAPAPTPGAASAAVPASVAAAQATSALVAQATRPMPATPAPVVQAPVAAPAPSTPSPQQQAPATPVSSTLSPAAILAGQPVPGVVVPTPAATNVPETVAPGVTIATGRPAPVEPKSVVADAPAPVLPQPKLAMRAGMRPLVIAIDAGHGGQDSGAIGPTGKYEKNVTLAIARQLARQIDATPGLKSYLTRDGDYFIPLNQRAVKARAAHADMFISIHADAAENRSASGSSVYVLSLKGATSQRARWLADKENASDLIGGVKLQTVDSTLGSVLIDLAQSGHMKASENAAGHVLAGLKDVGNAHKATLEKANFAVLRTSDMPAMLVETAFISNYTEEKQLTDPAFQAQIAGAILRGVETYFSREPPPGTLFAARAQAAAGGSSGGGAP; from the coding sequence ATGACCGCACTTGCGATCGCATGGGGGAGCGCCGCGCTGCTGGCCAGCGTCGTGCCGAGCGCCCTTGCCGGCGAAGTGCGCGCGATCGACCTCATCAATGGTCCCACCGGGACCCGCGCCGAGATCCAGCTGCAGGGGGCGGGGGCCTACAAGACCATCTCGCTGGCCAATCCCAACCGCCTGGTCGTCGACCTGCCGGCCTCCACCGCGCTGAAGTCCCTCAAGCTGCCGGCGCCCAGTGGTGTCGTCACCGCCGTGCGCACCGGGCAGCCGGTGCCGGGGACGTTCCGCGTGGTGTTCGATCTGGCCGGGCCGATCACGGCAGTCAATCCGCATATGGAAGGCGCCGGCGCGCTGTCGCGGCTGGTGATCGAGTGGCCCGGCGACGGCCCGGCGACCACCGCCAGCGCGCCCGCGCCCACACCCGGCGCGGCGTCGGCCGCCGTGCCGGCCAGCGTCGCCGCCGCGCAGGCAACCTCCGCGCTGGTCGCCCAGGCCACGCGCCCGATGCCCGCCACGCCGGCGCCGGTCGTCCAGGCGCCCGTGGCCGCGCCCGCGCCGTCGACGCCTTCGCCGCAGCAGCAGGCGCCCGCCACGCCGGTGTCCAGCACACTGTCGCCGGCGGCGATCCTGGCCGGCCAGCCCGTGCCCGGCGTCGTCGTGCCCACGCCGGCCGCGACGAACGTGCCGGAGACGGTCGCACCCGGCGTGACCATCGCCACCGGCCGCCCCGCGCCGGTCGAACCCAAGTCCGTCGTCGCCGACGCCCCGGCCCCGGTGCTGCCGCAGCCCAAGCTGGCCATGCGCGCCGGCATGCGCCCGCTGGTGATCGCCATCGACGCCGGCCACGGTGGCCAGGATTCCGGCGCCATCGGCCCGACCGGCAAGTACGAGAAGAACGTCACCCTGGCGATCGCCCGCCAGCTGGCCCGGCAGATCGATGCCACGCCGGGCCTGAAGTCCTACCTGACCCGCGACGGCGACTACTTCATCCCGCTCAACCAGCGCGCGGTCAAGGCGCGCGCGGCGCACGCGGACATGTTCATTTCCATCCACGCCGACGCCGCCGAGAACCGCAGCGCCAGCGGCTCGTCGGTCTATGTGCTCTCGCTCAAGGGCGCGACCTCGCAGCGCGCGCGCTGGCTGGCCGACAAGGAAAACGCCTCGGACCTGATCGGCGGCGTCAAGCTGCAGACCGTGGACAGCACCCTCGGCTCGGTGCTGATCGACCTGGCCCAGAGCGGCCACATGAAGGCTTCCGAGAACGCCGCCGGCCACGTGCTGGCCGGGCTCAAGGACGTGGGCAACGCCCACAAGGCCACGCTGGAAAAGGCCAACTTCGCCGTGCTGCGCACCTCGGACATGCCGGCGATGCTGGTGGAGACCGCCTTCATCTCCAACTACACCGAAGAGAAGCAGCTGACCGATCCGGCCTTCCAGGCCCAGATCGCCGGCGCGATCCTGCGGGGCGTGGAGACCTACTTCAGCCGCGAACCGCCGCCGGGGACGCTGTTCGCCGCGCGCGCGCAGGCCGCTGCAGGCGGTAGCTCGGGCGGTGGGGCGCCTTGA
- the mutL gene encoding DNA mismatch repair endonuclease MutL, with the protein MSIRQLPDTLINQIAAGEVVERPASVVKELVENALDAGAQRVDIDLEEGGIRLIRIRDDGGGIAPEELPLAVSRHATSKIASLDDLETVATLGFRGEALPSIASVSRFSLSSRRAQDAHGAALQVDGGRVGEVMPRQHGQGTTVEVRELFYNVPARRKFLRAERTELGHIEEWLRSLALARPDVELRVSHNGRPSRRYKGGGQLEPSLRLHETLGEEFARHALRIDHSGAGLRLHGWVAQPAYSRASADQQYLYVNGRAVRDRNIAHAVKLAYQDVMYHGRQPAYVLFLELDPARVDVNVHPAKHEVRFRESRMIHDFVFRTLQEALAGTRAGVAADGAGEMAAAPMPMAQAAYGAPAPAAGQVPQHLQWTGAQQSPLGLRVAEAPGAYAALYSSPSIRSPQPSSAMPLPANDAQDAIPPLGYAIAQLHGIYILAENADGLIVVDMHAAHERIGYERLKTAHDGIGLTAQPLLVPMTLAVAEREADVAEREAATLTELGFDVTRSGPQSLSVRSVPALLANAEPGALLRDVLADLREHGQSRRVAAARDELLSTMACHGAVRANRRLTIPEMNALLRDMEITERSGQCNHGRPTWAHFNLAEIDKWFLRGR; encoded by the coding sequence GTGTCCATTCGCCAGCTTCCCGACACCCTGATCAACCAGATCGCCGCTGGCGAGGTGGTCGAACGGCCCGCCTCGGTCGTCAAGGAGCTGGTGGAGAACGCGCTGGACGCCGGCGCGCAGCGGGTGGACATCGACCTGGAGGAAGGTGGCATCCGCTTGATCCGCATCCGCGACGACGGCGGCGGCATCGCGCCGGAGGAACTGCCGCTGGCGGTCTCGCGCCATGCCACCAGCAAGATCGCCTCGCTGGACGATCTGGAGACGGTGGCCACGCTCGGCTTCCGCGGTGAGGCGCTGCCCTCGATCGCCTCGGTCAGCCGTTTCAGCCTCAGCTCGCGACGCGCGCAGGACGCCCATGGCGCGGCGCTGCAGGTGGACGGCGGGCGCGTGGGCGAGGTGATGCCGCGCCAGCACGGGCAGGGCACCACGGTCGAGGTGCGCGAGCTGTTCTACAACGTGCCGGCGCGGCGCAAGTTCCTGCGCGCCGAGCGCACCGAGCTGGGCCACATCGAGGAATGGCTGCGCTCGCTGGCGCTGGCGCGCCCGGACGTGGAACTGCGCGTGTCGCACAATGGCCGGCCGTCGCGCCGCTACAAGGGCGGCGGCCAGCTGGAGCCCAGCCTGCGCCTGCACGAGACCCTGGGCGAGGAATTCGCCCGGCACGCGCTGCGCATCGATCACAGCGGCGCCGGCCTGCGCCTGCACGGCTGGGTCGCGCAGCCGGCGTATTCGCGCGCCAGCGCCGACCAGCAGTACCTCTACGTCAACGGCCGCGCGGTGCGCGACCGCAACATCGCCCATGCGGTGAAGTTGGCCTACCAGGACGTGATGTATCACGGCCGCCAGCCAGCCTACGTGCTGTTCCTGGAGCTGGATCCGGCACGCGTGGACGTCAACGTGCATCCGGCCAAGCACGAGGTGCGCTTCCGCGAATCGCGGATGATCCATGACTTTGTCTTCCGCACGCTGCAGGAGGCGCTGGCCGGCACGCGCGCCGGCGTGGCCGCCGACGGTGCCGGCGAGATGGCCGCCGCGCCGATGCCGATGGCGCAGGCCGCCTACGGTGCCCCCGCGCCGGCGGCGGGGCAGGTGCCGCAGCATCTGCAGTGGACCGGCGCGCAGCAGTCGCCGCTGGGGCTGCGCGTGGCCGAGGCGCCGGGGGCCTATGCGGCGCTGTACAGCAGCCCTTCGATCCGCAGTCCGCAGCCGAGCTCGGCGATGCCGCTGCCCGCCAACGACGCGCAGGACGCCATTCCTCCGCTGGGCTATGCCATCGCCCAGCTGCACGGCATCTACATCCTGGCCGAGAACGCCGACGGGCTGATCGTGGTGGACATGCACGCCGCACACGAGCGCATCGGCTACGAACGCCTGAAGACCGCGCACGACGGCATCGGCCTGACCGCACAGCCACTGCTGGTGCCGATGACGCTGGCGGTGGCCGAACGCGAAGCCGACGTGGCCGAGCGCGAGGCCGCCACGCTGACCGAACTGGGATTCGATGTGACCCGCAGCGGCCCGCAGAGCCTGAGCGTGCGCAGCGTGCCGGCCCTGCTGGCCAATGCCGAACCCGGCGCGCTGCTGCGCGACGTGCTGGCCGACCTGCGCGAACACGGCCAGAGCCGGCGCGTGGCCGCCGCGCGCGACGAGCTGCTGTCGACCATGGCCTGCCACGGCGCGGTCCGCGCCAACCGCCGGCTCACGATCCCGGAAATGAATGCCCTGCTGCGCGACATGGAGATCACCGAGCGCTCCGGGCAGTGCAACCACGGACGCCCGACCTGGGCGCACTTCAACCTGGCCGAGATCGACAAATGGTTCCTGCGCGGGCGTTGA
- the rnfB gene encoding Rnf electron transport complex subunit RnfB, whose protein sequence is MTDLSPSLVERLDRLLPQTQCGQCGFDGCRPYAQAMARGEAGVERCPPGGDEGARALAQVLGVPAQPFDRSRGAHLPARVALIVEADCIGCTKCIQACPVDAIVGGPKFMHTVLEDLCTGCALCVPPCPVDCIVMEPAA, encoded by the coding sequence ATGACCGATCTTTCCCCCTCCCTCGTCGAACGCCTCGACCGCCTGCTGCCGCAGACCCAATGCGGACAGTGCGGGTTCGACGGCTGTCGCCCCTACGCGCAGGCGATGGCGCGCGGCGAGGCCGGGGTCGAACGCTGTCCACCCGGCGGCGATGAAGGTGCGCGGGCGCTGGCGCAGGTGCTGGGCGTGCCGGCGCAGCCGTTCGACCGCAGCCGCGGCGCGCATCTGCCGGCGCGCGTCGCGCTGATCGTCGAGGCCGACTGCATCGGCTGCACCAAATGCATCCAGGCCTGCCCGGTCGATGCCATCGTCGGCGGACCCAAGTTCATGCACACCGTGCTGGAGGACCTGTGCACCGGCTGCGCGCTGTGCGTGCCGCCGTGTCCGGTGGACTGCATCGTGATGGAGCCGGCGGCCTGA
- a CDS encoding MFS transporter: MSPAPSTPDASPRSRRALTGLNFFVADVQDGLGPFLGVQLQALGWQAGAIGLVMTAGGMAGLLGTVPAGALVDATRRKRAVVALACLLTVASSCLVLASHAFPVVLASQVASGLCGALIGPALTGLTLGLVRQAGFERQMARNQVANHAGNVVAAAAAGYLGWKFGLVAVFALLGGFALLATASLWRIDPRQIDHQAARGSEPDGETAQSAQAVRWRDLLRQRPLLLLGMALLFFHLGNAAMLPLYGQAAVATHAANPAVFTAATVIIAQLVMVLAALAAMRLLPRYGHWWVLLMTFVALPLRGVVAAGTLGSLWGVLPVQALDGIGAGLQSVAVPATVASLMRGTGRTNAAQGLVMTLQGVGAALSPAVGGWIAQHWSYRAAFLALGSVAVLSLIPWLLHGRKTAAGEAIA; this comes from the coding sequence ATGTCCCCAGCGCCTTCGACTCCCGACGCCAGTCCGCGATCCCGCCGCGCCCTGACCGGACTGAACTTCTTCGTGGCCGATGTGCAGGACGGGCTCGGCCCGTTCCTGGGCGTGCAGCTGCAGGCACTGGGCTGGCAGGCCGGCGCCATCGGCCTGGTGATGACCGCCGGCGGCATGGCCGGCCTGCTCGGCACCGTGCCGGCCGGCGCGTTGGTGGACGCCACGCGACGCAAGCGTGCGGTCGTGGCGCTGGCCTGCCTGCTGACGGTGGCGAGCAGCTGCCTGGTGCTGGCCTCGCATGCCTTCCCGGTGGTGCTCGCCTCGCAGGTCGCCAGCGGCCTGTGCGGGGCGCTGATCGGCCCGGCGCTGACGGGCCTCACGCTGGGCCTGGTGCGACAGGCGGGATTCGAACGGCAGATGGCGCGCAACCAGGTGGCGAACCATGCCGGTAACGTCGTGGCCGCCGCGGCGGCCGGCTATCTGGGCTGGAAGTTCGGGCTGGTGGCGGTGTTCGCGCTGCTGGGCGGCTTCGCGCTGCTGGCCACCGCCAGCCTGTGGCGGATCGACCCGCGCCAGATCGACCACCAGGCCGCGCGCGGCAGCGAACCGGACGGCGAGACGGCGCAGTCCGCGCAGGCGGTGCGCTGGCGCGATCTGCTGCGGCAGCGCCCGCTGCTGTTGCTGGGCATGGCGCTGCTGTTCTTCCACCTGGGCAATGCCGCGATGCTGCCGCTGTACGGCCAGGCGGCGGTGGCCACGCATGCGGCCAACCCGGCGGTGTTCACCGCCGCCACGGTGATCATCGCGCAGTTGGTGATGGTGCTGGCCGCGCTGGCGGCGATGCGGCTGCTGCCGCGCTATGGCCATTGGTGGGTGCTGCTGATGACCTTCGTCGCGCTGCCGCTGCGCGGAGTGGTCGCGGCCGGGACGCTGGGCTCGCTTTGGGGCGTGCTGCCGGTGCAGGCGCTGGACGGCATCGGCGCCGGCCTGCAGAGCGTCGCGGTGCCGGCCACGGTCGCCAGCCTGATGCGCGGCACCGGGCGCACCAACGCCGCGCAGGGCCTGGTGATGACCCTGCAGGGCGTGGGTGCCGCGCTCAGCCCGGCCGTCGGCGGCTGGATCGCGCAGCACTGGAGCTATCGCGCGGCCTTCCTGGCGCTGGGCAGCGTGGCCGTGCTCTCCCTGATTCCCTGGCTCCTGCACGGCAGGAAGACCGCCGCAGGAGAAGCGATCGCATGA
- a CDS encoding arsenic transporter → MTHWLVWIATAATVACVVTRPGRLPEWAYAVAGALVVALSGALPWAGVGHAVGEGLDVYLFLAGMLLLSELARREGLFDWVAQLAAQHARGSGRRLFALVFATGVVVTTFLSNDATAVVLTPAVIAVARKARAPMLPLLFACAFVANAASFVLPISNPANLVMFGEHMPPLPQWLARFGLPSLVAIALTYAVLAWSQRRELASPVSTDVPLTPINAHARLTLYALAATALVLMLASWQDWSLGWPTAVMAALAVLTVSLRGRSAPWPVLAGVNWGVLPLVAGLFVLVEALRQTGLVATLAGLLRDQLQAGTAPATWVVAAATTVAGNLANNLPVGLLTSATLAQAAPPEVVRDAALIAVDLGPNIAVSGSLATLLWLSILRREGEHVGFFQFLRLGLVVTLPALAAAVALRLALG, encoded by the coding sequence ATGACGCACTGGCTGGTTTGGATCGCCACCGCGGCCACGGTGGCCTGCGTGGTGACGCGCCCGGGGCGCCTGCCCGAGTGGGCCTACGCCGTGGCCGGGGCGCTGGTCGTGGCGCTGTCCGGCGCCCTGCCCTGGGCAGGCGTCGGCCACGCGGTCGGCGAAGGGCTGGATGTCTACCTGTTCCTGGCCGGCATGCTGCTGCTGTCCGAACTGGCGCGCCGCGAAGGCCTGTTCGACTGGGTCGCGCAGCTGGCCGCGCAACATGCGCGCGGCTCGGGGCGGCGCCTGTTCGCGCTGGTGTTCGCCACTGGCGTGGTGGTGACGACCTTCCTGTCCAACGATGCCACCGCCGTGGTGCTGACACCGGCAGTGATCGCGGTGGCGCGCAAGGCGCGCGCGCCGATGCTGCCGCTGCTGTTCGCCTGCGCCTTCGTCGCCAATGCGGCCAGCTTCGTGCTGCCGATCTCCAACCCGGCCAACCTGGTGATGTTCGGCGAACACATGCCGCCGCTGCCGCAGTGGCTGGCGCGGTTCGGGCTGCCCTCGCTGGTGGCCATCGCGCTGACCTACGCGGTGCTGGCCTGGAGCCAGCGGCGCGAGCTGGCCAGCCCGGTCTCCACGGACGTTCCGCTGACGCCGATCAACGCCCACGCGCGGCTGACGCTGTACGCCCTGGCCGCGACCGCGCTGGTGCTGATGCTGGCCTCGTGGCAGGACTGGTCGCTGGGCTGGCCGACCGCGGTGATGGCGGCGCTGGCCGTGCTGACCGTCTCGCTGCGCGGACGCAGCGCACCGTGGCCGGTGCTGGCAGGCGTGAACTGGGGTGTGCTGCCGCTGGTGGCCGGGCTGTTCGTGCTGGTCGAGGCGCTGCGACAGACCGGCCTGGTCGCGACCCTGGCCGGCCTGCTGCGCGACCAGCTGCAGGCCGGCACGGCCCCGGCCACCTGGGTGGTCGCCGCCGCCACGACCGTGGCGGGCAACCTCGCCAACAACCTGCCGGTGGGGCTGCTGACCAGCGCCACGCTGGCCCAGGCCGCGCCCCCGGAAGTGGTCCGTGATGCCGCGCTGATCGCCGTGGACCTGGGGCCCAACATCGCCGTCAGCGGTTCGCTGGCGACGCTGCTGTGGCTGTCGATCCTGCGTCGCGAGGGCGAGCATGTCGGCTTCTTCCAGTTCCTGCGCCTGGGCCTGGTGGTGACCCTGCCCGCGCTGGCCGCGGCGGTCGCGCTGCGGCTGGCGCTGGGCTGA
- a CDS encoding HAD-IB family hydrolase: MQLALFDFDHTLTTRDTYAGFLRRIATPEQLARARWNVAPWLLAYRARLVSAAALRARVTRIAFEGRAYDEVLAAGEHYARDVLPGVLRPDMRQRFDQHLARGHTVVVVSGSLDAYLRPWCQAQGAALICNALEHVDGRCTGRYAGRDVGGHKVARIRAEYDMDSFERIHAYGDSGEDKPMLALAHARWYRGRPCS; this comes from the coding sequence ATGCAGCTGGCGCTGTTCGACTTCGACCACACGCTGACCACGCGCGACACCTATGCCGGCTTCCTGCGCCGCATCGCCACGCCCGAGCAGCTGGCGCGGGCGCGCTGGAACGTGGCGCCGTGGCTGCTGGCCTATCGAGCACGGCTGGTGTCGGCCGCCGCGCTGCGCGCGCGCGTGACCCGGATCGCGTTCGAAGGACGCGCGTACGACGAGGTGCTGGCGGCAGGCGAACATTACGCGCGCGACGTCCTGCCCGGCGTGCTGCGGCCGGACATGCGCCAGCGCTTCGATCAGCACCTGGCGCGCGGGCACACCGTGGTCGTGGTGTCCGGCTCGCTCGATGCCTACCTGCGACCGTGGTGCCAGGCGCAGGGCGCGGCGCTGATCTGCAATGCGCTCGAGCACGTCGACGGCCGCTGCACCGGCCGCTACGCCGGGCGCGATGTGGGCGGGCACAAGGTGGCGCGCATCAGGGCCGAGTACGATATGGACAGCTTCGAACGCATCCATGCCTACGGCGACAGCGGCGAAGACAAGCCGATGCTCGCCCTGGCCCACGCACGCTGGTACCGCGGCCGCCCCTGCTCCTGA
- the tsaE gene encoding tRNA (adenosine(37)-N6)-threonylcarbamoyltransferase complex ATPase subunit type 1 TsaE yields MMRLHLAQVEDTARLGNALASTRPPQAAVHLHGDLGAGKSTLARALLRGLGVTGSVRSPTYTLIERYPIDGGEAWHLDLYRLGDASELDFLGLDEAVATLWLIEWPEKGRGGLPAPDLEIHLAISGQGREAHLRARSETGQSWLARLTETAS; encoded by the coding sequence CTGATGCGGCTGCACCTGGCGCAGGTCGAGGACACCGCGCGGCTGGGGAACGCGCTGGCGTCCACCCGCCCGCCGCAGGCGGCCGTGCATCTGCATGGCGACCTGGGCGCCGGCAAGTCCACCCTGGCGCGCGCGCTGCTGCGCGGGCTGGGCGTGACCGGCTCGGTGCGCAGCCCCACCTACACGCTGATCGAGCGTTACCCCATCGACGGTGGCGAGGCCTGGCACCTGGATCTGTATCGCCTGGGCGATGCCAGCGAGCTGGATTTTCTCGGCCTGGACGAGGCCGTGGCCACGCTGTGGCTGATCGAATGGCCGGAAAAGGGCCGCGGCGGCCTGCCGGCGCCGGATCTGGAGATCCACCTGGCGATCTCCGGCCAGGGGCGCGAGGCGCACCTGCGCGCGCGCAGCGAAACGGGCCAATCCTGGCTCGCCCGCCTGACGGAAACGGCCAGTTAG
- a CDS encoding TraB/GumN family protein produces the protein MSALRRLLLAALLLAVAAPAWATPPVPLLWKVSKGRHTLYLLGSFHLLTAQDYPLSPDVDAAFADAEQVVLELSGDELQSPALGQAMLAAAQLPAGQTLQQRIDAKTWASLQAYAQAHNLPIDLFAHLEPWLVATTISVQEMTAQGLDPQLGLDLHFIQLARQAGKPVSGLERGQDQVAMLDGMSAEEQRQYLAETLDDAGATGEREARRLHAAWRAGDVQTLRDGLAADMKREYPALYQRINVARNDAWLPKLEARLQGPGEDDTLVVVGALHLLGPDGVVEKLRARGYAVERICSACAAH, from the coding sequence ATGTCGGCGCTGCGCCGCCTCCTGCTGGCCGCACTGCTGCTGGCCGTGGCCGCACCGGCCTGGGCCACGCCGCCGGTGCCGCTGCTGTGGAAGGTCAGCAAGGGCCGGCACACGCTCTACCTGCTGGGTTCGTTCCACCTGCTCACCGCGCAGGACTATCCGCTCTCGCCGGACGTGGACGCGGCGTTCGCCGATGCAGAACAGGTGGTGCTGGAACTGTCCGGCGACGAGCTGCAGTCGCCGGCGCTGGGCCAGGCGATGCTGGCCGCCGCCCAGCTTCCCGCCGGGCAGACTTTGCAGCAGCGCATCGATGCCAAAACCTGGGCGAGCCTGCAGGCGTACGCGCAGGCGCATAACCTGCCGATCGACCTGTTCGCGCACCTGGAGCCTTGGCTGGTGGCGACCACCATCAGCGTGCAGGAGATGACCGCGCAGGGACTGGACCCGCAGCTGGGCCTGGACCTGCACTTCATCCAACTGGCCCGGCAGGCCGGCAAGCCGGTCAGCGGGCTGGAGCGCGGTCAGGATCAGGTCGCCATGCTCGACGGCATGAGCGCCGAGGAGCAGCGCCAGTACCTGGCCGAGACCCTGGACGATGCCGGCGCCACCGGCGAGCGCGAAGCCCGGCGCCTGCATGCGGCCTGGCGCGCCGGCGACGTGCAGACGCTGCGCGACGGCCTGGCCGCGGACATGAAGCGCGAATACCCCGCGCTGTACCAGCGCATCAACGTGGCGCGCAACGATGCCTGGCTGCCCAAGCTCGAGGCGCGTCTGCAGGGGCCAGGCGAGGACGACACGCTGGTGGTGGTCGGTGCCCTGCACCTGCTCGGGCCCGACGGCGTGGTCGAGAAGCTGCGCGCCCGGGGCTATGCCGTGGAGCGCATCTGCAGCGCGTGCGCCGCGCATTGA